GAGGCCGACGTGCCCTTTTTCAGCATCAGCGGCTCCGACTTTGTGGAGATGTTTGTCGGCGTCGGCGCGGCGCGCGTGCGCGACCTCTTTGAACAGGCCCGCAAATACCAGCCCTGCATAATATTCATCGACGAGATAGACGCCGTAGGACGCCATCGCGGCGCGGGGCTCGGCGGCGGACACGACGAACGTGAACAGACATTGAACCAGCTGCTTGTGGAGATGGACGGTTTTGAGGCCGGTTCGGGGATAATCCTCATCGCCGCGACCAACAGGCCCGACATCCTGGACCCGGCGCTGCTGCGCCCGGGACGCTTCGACCGCCAGGTGGTCGTCGACCGTCCCGACGTCAACGGACGCCGCGACATCCTCAAGGTACACCTGCGTGACATGAAGATAGAACATGACGTCGACCTCGACGTCATCGCGCGCCGCACTCCCGGCTTTGTCGGCGCCGACCTGGCCAACCTCGTCAACGAAGCGGCGCTGCTTGCCGCGCGCAGAGACAAGGAGATGCTTGGGATGCCCGAATTTGAAGAGGCGATCGACCGCGTTATGGCCGGGCCGGAGCGCAAAAGCCGCATAATCAGCAAGAAGGAGCGCGAGATAATCGCCTACCACGAGGCGGGACACGCCCTTGTCGCGGCTAAAATAAAGGGTTCCGACCCCGTGCATAAGATTTCGATCATCCCGCGCGGCCACATGGCGCTCGGCTACACTCTGCAGCTCCCCGAGGAGGACAGGTTCCTCATCTCCCGCCAGGAGCTCGCGGACAAGATCTGCGTGCTGCTCGGAGGCCGCGTGGCCGAAGCCATCTGCTTCGGAGACGTGACCACGGGAGCTTCCAACGATCTTGAGCGGGCGACGCAGATCGCGCGCCAGATGGTGACGCAGTTCGGCATGAGCGACAAGCTGGGCCTCGTGACGCTCGGACGCAAGCAGCACGAGGTATTCCTCGGCCATGACATCGTTGACGACCGCAATTACAGCGAAGAGGTCGCCCATACGATAGACCTTGAGATACGTGCGATAGTCGACGGCAGCATGAACAAGGCGCGGGAGATCCTCACCGAGAACCGCGAGCGGCTGGAGGAGATAACGAGGCTGCTGCTTGAGAAGGAGATACTCGAAGGCGACGAGCTTGACGAGCTTCTCGGCTATCCGAAGAAGGAACACAACGGCGATAACGCCGCGAAGGATAAACCGGAAGAGGACAAGGATCAAAAAGAGGACAAGAAGAAAGACGACGACGGCCCGGACGCCGAGGCGGTCATTCATCAGGTACCGGATATAGAAGAGGCCGATTCGGGAAACTTCAACACTCCGATGGACGAAGAGAAATAAGATCACCGGTCGAGCCGCCCATCGGGCGGCTCGTTTTTCTCGTGTCTCCGCCGATGGCGCCGCGGGCGGGTCTGTGTTAGAATATAACGGTTTTAAATAAAATACCTGATATGAGAACAAGAAAGGTCGAAGATGGAAGAGGATAAATTCAAACTGGTCGCGCCGTTCGGACTGTCGGGAGACCAGCCGCAGGCGGTGGAGAAGCTTGTACGCGGTTTCCGCGAAAAGGACGGGACGCGCCAGACGCTCTTGGGAGTTACGGGCAGCGGCAAGACCTTCACGATGGCGAACGTCATCGCCGAGCTCAACCGCCCGACGCTCGTCATGGCGCACAACAAGACACTCGCGGCGCAGCTTTACAGCGAGTTCAAGGAATTTTTTCCCGAAAACTCAGTAAACTATTTCGTCAGTTACTATGATTACTACCAGCCGGAGGCCTATATCCCCGCCTCCGACGTCTATATAGAAAAGGATTCCTCCGTCAACGAGCGTATCGAAAAACTGCGCCTCGCGACGACTAAGTCGTTGCTTGAGCGGCGCGACGTCATCGTCGTCGCGAGCGTCTCCTGCATCTACGGACTCGGAAAGAGGAAGAACTACGAGGACGCGATCTTCCGCTTCGCGCAGGGGGAGCGCTGGGAACGCCGCGCCTTCATGCTGCGCCTCATCGAGAACTACTACGAACGCAACGACGCCTCGCTCGTCCCTGGGACCTTCCGAAGCAGGGGAGAGACGATGGAGATATATCCCGCCTACAGCGACACCGCGCTGCGCGTCTCCTTCTTTGACGACGAGATAGAGCGGATCGACGAGATCGATCCCGTTTCGGGCAAGAGCCTGCTGCGGAAGGAGAAGGTCGGAATCTTCCCTTCGCAGCACTACGTTACGAGCACCGACGCCATCCAGAAGGCGGCCGGAGTGATCGAGCGGGAGATGGAGGAGTGCTGCGCGCGCTTTACGAGCGAGGGCAAGTATCTTGAGGCCGAACGGCTCAGGATGCGCACCAAATACGATCTTGAGATGCTGCTCGAGGTCGGTTACTGCTCCGGCATCGAGAACTATTCGCGCTATCTCGACGGACGCGAAGAGGGCGACCCGCCCGGGACGCTGCTCGACTTTTTCCCGCAGGACGCGCTCTTCTTTATCGACGAATCGCACATGACGCTGCCGCAGGTGCGCGGCATGTACAACGGCGACCGCGCGCGCAAGGAGGTCCTTGTGGAGCACGGTTTCCGCCTGCCCTCCTGCCTCGACAACCGGCCCCTGCGCTGGGACGAGTATGAGCCGGTGCTGAAAAACGCCCTCTTCATATCGGCGACGCCGGGAGATTACGAGTTCGCGCATTCGGACCACGTCGTCGAACAGCTCATCCGCCCGACCGGCATCCCCGACCCCGAGGTCGAGGTGCATAAGGCGACGGGGCAGGTCGACGACCTGCTCGCGGAGATCCGCCCGATCGTGGAGCGCGGCGAGCGCGTGCTCGTCTCGACGCTGACGAAGCGTTCCGCCGAGGACTTGGCCGAATATATGGCCGAACTCGGCATCAAGGTGCGCTATATACATTCCGAGCTTGACACCTTTGAGAGAGCGGAGCTGCTGCGCGACCTGCGTCTGGGCGTCTTCGCCGTCCTCGTCGGCGTCAACCTGCTGCGCGAGGGCATAGACCTGCCCGAAGTCTCGCTGGTGGCGATACTCGACGCCGACCGCGAGGGCTACCTGCGCGCGCACCGCTCGCTGGTGCAGATGATCGGGCGCGCCGCTCGCAACAGCGCGGGAAAAGTGATATTATATGCCGATAGGATAACAGACAGTATGGATTTGGCGATGAAGGAGACAACACGCCGCCGCGAGGCGCAGACGGCCTTCAACGAGGAGCACCACATCGAGCCGAAGACGATCGTCAAATCCGTGAAGAACCTGCTGCCTGACGAGCTGCTGAGCGATGGCGGGACGAGTTACGCCGGCATGCGCGCCGCCTCTCCCAACGAAGAGGCCAGGGAGCAGAACATCCACGAGCTTGAAAAAAAGATGTGGGAGGCCGTCGAGAAGCTCGATTTTGAGACGGCGGCCCAGTTAAGGGACGATATACAGAGACTGAAAGGCGGCAATCCGATTGGAACAGCAAATAAGAATTACCGGGGCAAGGCAGCACAACCTCAAAAACATAAACGCAGATATCCCAAAAAATAAATTGGTCGTGGTCACGGGTCCCTCGGGCTCCGGCAAGTCGTCGCTCGCCTTCGACACGGTCTACGCCGAGGGGCAGCGGCGCTATGTGGAGTCTCTCTCCTCCTACGCGCGGCAGTTCCTTGGAATGTCGGACAAACCCGACGTGGACGACATCTCCGGGCTCTCTCCCGCGATATCGATCGAGCAGAAGGGCTCCAACCACAACCCGCGCTCGACGGTGGGGACGGTCACGGAAATATACGACTATCTGCGCCTGCTCTACGGGCGCGCCGGCACGCCGCACTGTCCGAAGTGCGGCCGCGAGGTGCACCGCTACAGCGTCGACGAGATAATCGACCTCATCTACAAAGAGTACGACGGCAAGCCTCTGGAGATATATTCGCCGGTGGTAAAGGCGAAAAAGGGCGAGTATAAAAACCTGCTGCTCAAGCTGCACCAGCAGGGGTACATGCGCGCGCGCATCGACGGCACCCTCTATTGGCTCGAGGAGGCGGTGGAGCTTGACAAGAAGAGACGCCATACCATCGAATGCCTGATCGACCGTATGCGCGTTAAAGAAGAGAACCGCTCTCGCCTCAGCGAGGCGATAGAGATGGCGCTCAAGCTCTCGGACGGCTTCATCATGCTCGCCTCGGAGGGGACGGCTGATATGGAGCTGACGGAGAAATATATCTGCCCCGAATGCCAGATCAGTCTGCCCGATATCGAACCGCGCCTCTTTTCCTTCAACGCCCCCTTCGGAGCCTGCCCGGACTGCGGCGGCCTCGGCTTCCATTCGCACTTCTCTCCGGAACTCGCGGTCAATCCCGAGCTGCCGCTCGGCGAAGGCGGCTTCATCCCCTGGAAGAGCATGAAGTATATGGTGCACAAGGCGGAAAAACTTGCCGAGAAAAAGGGCTGGGATATAGGAAAGCCGTTTAAAGAACTGCCAGAAACAGTCCAACAGGAGCTGTTGTACGGCTCCGACGAGGTCCTGGAGCTGACCTTTACCGATAAAAAAAACGGCGACTGGGAATACAACGGAAAATATATCGGCCTCATACCGTGGATAGAGAAGCGCTATAACGAGACAGAGTCGGAAAATTATAAGGACGAACTTGGGCGCTGCCTTGTGGAGGACGTCTGTCTCACCTGCAAGGGGCGAAGGCTGAAACCGGAGGCGCGCGCCGTCACCCTCGGCGGCCGCAACATCGGCGAGCTGACGGAGATGCCGATCGACGAGCTGATCGCGGTGCTCGACGGGCTCAAACTCGGCGAGCGCGAGCAGAAGATCGTCGGCATCGCGCTGACCGAGGTGCGCAAGCGGCTCTCCTTCCTCAACGACGTCGGCGCGGGATACCTGAGCCTTTCGCGCCGCGCCGACACCCTCTCCGGCGGAGAGAGCCAGCGCATAAGGCTCGCTTCGCAGATCGGTTCGCAGCTGACGGGGGTGCTCTACGTGCTCGACGAGCCGACGATCGGCCTTCATCCGCGCGACACGAACCGGCTGCTCGATACGCTGAGGGCTATCCGCGACATCGGCAACACCGTGCTCGTCGTAGAACACGACCGCGACACGATGGCCGCCGCCGACCACATCCTCGAACTCGGACCCGGCGCGGGCGAGCACGGCGGCGAGCTGATTGCGGGCGGCAGCGCCGAAGAGGTGATGCGCGGCGATTCCAGCACGGCGCTCTACCTGCGCGGCGAGGCAGACGGCACCTGGCGTCCGCAGTCCGAACGCCGCAGGCCCTCGGGGATGATAAAGGTGCGCGGCGCGAGGGAGAACAACCTCAAAAAACTCAACATAGACATCCCGCTCAACGTCTTCGCCGCGCTCTCCGGCGTTTCGGGGTCGGGCAAGAGCACATTTCTTTATGAGGTGCTCTATAAGGGGCTGCGCGGAAAGTTTGACAAAGACTACCGCGAGCGTCCCGGCAAATTCGATTCGATCGGCGGCTACGAGTCGCTGCGCAACATCGTGCTCGTCGGCCAGAGCCCGATCGGACGCACGCCGCGCTCCAATCCCGCGACATACACGGGGGTATTCACCCCGATACGCGAATTTTACGCCGGGCTGCAGGAATCCAAGCTGCGCGGCTATCAGCCCGGGCGCTTCAGCTTCAACGTCAAGGGCGGCCGCTGCGAGGCCTGCAACGGCGACGGCGTGATAAAGGTCTCGATGCTCTTCCTCCCCGACGTCTACGTGAAGTGCGACGTCTGCAAGGGACAGCGCTACAACCGCGAGACGCTCGAGGTGCGCTACAAGGGGCTTTCGATCGCCGACGTCCTTGAACTGACCGTCGACGAGGCGATCGAACATTTTGCCGGCATTCCGCGCATCGCGAACAAATTAA
The window above is part of the Cloacibacillus evryensis DSM 19522 genome. Proteins encoded here:
- the uvrA gene encoding excinuclease ABC subunit UvrA yields the protein MEQQIRITGARQHNLKNINADIPKNKLVVVTGPSGSGKSSLAFDTVYAEGQRRYVESLSSYARQFLGMSDKPDVDDISGLSPAISIEQKGSNHNPRSTVGTVTEIYDYLRLLYGRAGTPHCPKCGREVHRYSVDEIIDLIYKEYDGKPLEIYSPVVKAKKGEYKNLLLKLHQQGYMRARIDGTLYWLEEAVELDKKRRHTIECLIDRMRVKEENRSRLSEAIEMALKLSDGFIMLASEGTADMELTEKYICPECQISLPDIEPRLFSFNAPFGACPDCGGLGFHSHFSPELAVNPELPLGEGGFIPWKSMKYMVHKAEKLAEKKGWDIGKPFKELPETVQQELLYGSDEVLELTFTDKKNGDWEYNGKYIGLIPWIEKRYNETESENYKDELGRCLVEDVCLTCKGRRLKPEARAVTLGGRNIGELTEMPIDELIAVLDGLKLGEREQKIVGIALTEVRKRLSFLNDVGAGYLSLSRRADTLSGGESQRIRLASQIGSQLTGVLYVLDEPTIGLHPRDTNRLLDTLRAIRDIGNTVLVVEHDRDTMAAADHILELGPGAGEHGGELIAGGSAEEVMRGDSSTALYLRGEADGTWRPQSERRRPSGMIKVRGARENNLKKLNIDIPLNVFAALSGVSGSGKSTFLYEVLYKGLRGKFDKDYRERPGKFDSIGGYESLRNIVLVGQSPIGRTPRSNPATYTGVFTPIREFYAGLQESKLRGYQPGRFSFNVKGGRCEACNGDGVIKVSMLFLPDVYVKCDVCKGQRYNRETLEVRYKGLSIADVLELTVDEAIEHFAGIPRIANKLKVIQEAGLGYIRLGQPAPTLSGGEAQRVKLATELSKKFRGNTLYLLDEPTTGLHYTDVRKLLKLLHKLVDQGNSVLVIEHNLDVLASSDYIMDLGPEGGRGGGSLIAKGTPEEVARAKGPTSKYLAQFFKEMKRDHD
- the uvrB gene encoding excinuclease ABC subunit UvrB, whose protein sequence is MEEDKFKLVAPFGLSGDQPQAVEKLVRGFREKDGTRQTLLGVTGSGKTFTMANVIAELNRPTLVMAHNKTLAAQLYSEFKEFFPENSVNYFVSYYDYYQPEAYIPASDVYIEKDSSVNERIEKLRLATTKSLLERRDVIVVASVSCIYGLGKRKNYEDAIFRFAQGERWERRAFMLRLIENYYERNDASLVPGTFRSRGETMEIYPAYSDTALRVSFFDDEIERIDEIDPVSGKSLLRKEKVGIFPSQHYVTSTDAIQKAAGVIEREMEECCARFTSEGKYLEAERLRMRTKYDLEMLLEVGYCSGIENYSRYLDGREEGDPPGTLLDFFPQDALFFIDESHMTLPQVRGMYNGDRARKEVLVEHGFRLPSCLDNRPLRWDEYEPVLKNALFISATPGDYEFAHSDHVVEQLIRPTGIPDPEVEVHKATGQVDDLLAEIRPIVERGERVLVSTLTKRSAEDLAEYMAELGIKVRYIHSELDTFERAELLRDLRLGVFAVLVGVNLLREGIDLPEVSLVAILDADREGYLRAHRSLVQMIGRAARNSAGKVILYADRITDSMDLAMKETTRRREAQTAFNEEHHIEPKTIVKSVKNLLPDELLSDGGTSYAGMRAASPNEEAREQNIHELEKKMWEAVEKLDFETAAQLRDDIQRLKGGNPIGTANKNYRGKAAQPQKHKRRYPKK
- the ftsH gene encoding ATP-dependent zinc metalloprotease FtsH; protein product: MKKISKNVGMYIVLIVLVVSLVNVFLGPDSATKKTTQSEVMPYSTFLSEVNSGNVTKVRIDHEQLTGTLKSGKQFTTYILDAATLPSTVAEKGVEVEIVPPPKNSWLTALLTSLLPTLLLIGVWIYFIYNMQGGGSKVMGFAKSKAKLFLDNRPKVTFGDVAGCDESKEELEEVVQFLKDPARFTKLGAKVPRGVLLLGAPGTGKTLLSRAVAGEADVPFFSISGSDFVEMFVGVGAARVRDLFEQARKYQPCIIFIDEIDAVGRHRGAGLGGGHDEREQTLNQLLVEMDGFEAGSGIILIAATNRPDILDPALLRPGRFDRQVVVDRPDVNGRRDILKVHLRDMKIEHDVDLDVIARRTPGFVGADLANLVNEAALLAARRDKEMLGMPEFEEAIDRVMAGPERKSRIISKKEREIIAYHEAGHALVAAKIKGSDPVHKISIIPRGHMALGYTLQLPEEDRFLISRQELADKICVLLGGRVAEAICFGDVTTGASNDLERATQIARQMVTQFGMSDKLGLVTLGRKQHEVFLGHDIVDDRNYSEEVAHTIDLEIRAIVDGSMNKAREILTENRERLEEITRLLLEKEILEGDELDELLGYPKKEHNGDNAAKDKPEEDKDQKEDKKKDDDGPDAEAVIHQVPDIEEADSGNFNTPMDEEK